The following proteins are co-located in the Macaca thibetana thibetana isolate TM-01 chromosome 6, ASM2454274v1, whole genome shotgun sequence genome:
- the FOXI1 gene encoding forkhead box protein I1 has translation MSSFDLPAPSPPRCSPQFPSIGQEPPEMNLYYENFFHPQGVPSPQRPSFEGGGEYGATPNPYLWFNGPTMTPPPYLPGPNASPFLPQAYGVQRSLLPSVSGLGGSDLGWLPIPSQEELMKLVRPPYSYSALIAMAIHGAPDKRLTLSQIYQYVADNFPFYNKSKAGWQNSIRHNLSLNDCFKKVPRDDDDPGKGNYWTLDPNCEKMFDNGNFRRKRKRKSDVSSSTATLALEKTESSLLAGSPKTTEPQDILDGASPGGTTSSPEKQPSPPPSGTPCLHSFLSSMTAYVSGGSPTSRPLATPGLSPEPSDKTGQNSLSFNSFSPLTNLSSHGGGGDWANSMPTNTLGYGGSVLGQFSPHFYNSVNTNGVLYPREGTEV, from the exons atgAGCTCCTTCGACCTGCCGGCGCCCTCCCCACCTCGCTGCAGCCCCCAGTTCCCCAGCATCGGCCAGGAGCCCCCCGAGATGAATCTCTACTATGAGAACTTCTTCCACCCACAGGGCGTGCCCAGCCCTCAGCGGCCCTCCTTCGAGGGGGGCGGCGAGTATGGGGCCACCCCCAACCCCTACCTCTGGTTCAACGGGCCCACCATGACCCCGCCACCCTACCTGCCCGGCCCCAACGCCAGCCCCTTCCTGCCCCAGGCCTATGGCGTGCAGAGGTCGCTGCTGCCCAGCGTGTCGGGGCTTGGGGGGAGCGACCTGGGCTGGCTGCCCATCCCTTCGCAGGAGGAACTCATGAAGCTGGTGCGGCCCCCCTACTCCTACTCGGCTCTCATCGCCATGGCCATTCATGGGGCACCCGACAAGCGCCTCACCCTCAGCCAGATCTACCAGTACGTGGCCGACAACTTCCCCTTCTACAACAAGAGCAAGGCCGGCTGGCAGAACTCCATCCGCCACAACCTGTCGCTCAACGACTGCTTCAAGAAGGTGCCCCGGGATGATGACGACCCGG GCAAAGGGAATTACTGGACCCTGGACCCCAACTGTGAGAAGATGTTCGACAATGGAAATTTCcgcaggaaaaggaagagaaaatcagaTGTTTCCTCCAGCACAGCCACCTTGGCCTTAGAGAAGACAGAGAGCAGTCTCCTGGCAGGCAGCCCCAAGACCACGGAGCCTCAGGACATCTTGGATGGAGCCTCACCAGGGGGCACCACCAGCTCCCCAGAGAagcagccctcccctcccccatcggGCACCCCTTGCCTTCACAGCTTCCTCTCCTCTATGACAGCCTATGTGAGCGGGGGGAGCCCCACGAGCCGCCCCTTGGCCACACCAGGACTGAGCCCTGAGCCCAGTGACAAGACGGGGCAGAACTCACTGAGCTTCAACTCCTTCTCCCCGCTCACCAACCTCAGCAGCCACGGCGGTGGGGGTGACTGGGCAAACTCCATGCCCACCAACACGCTCGGCTACGGAGGATCTGTGCTCGGCCAGTTCAGCCCTCACTTCTACAACAGTGTCAACACCAATGGTGTCCTCTACCCCAGGGAGGGCACTGAGGTCTAG